The Danio aesculapii chromosome 8, fDanAes4.1, whole genome shotgun sequence genome window below encodes:
- the asphd2 gene encoding aspartate beta-hydroxylase domain-containing protein 2: MEWSLERMREWVAGGMQSVRECESSALGTALCLALLFIWYCYRVGCEHTSPSLRGGFSPEPRVGALPGGVLASELSSRGGSSKLRQISGVGGGGVSDEELNGFAYCQSSECFRCTKPGEGLNQRLYHSLQEYAKRYTWAGMGRVHKGVREQGRYLLCSRPSIQKPEVFFLPDLPSAPFFSREAQKHDVELLERSFPALLAEFEGVYRLPSSRTGSSLPPGWKVNSTPRGQWWTFYLVNQGTPMVLNARRCPRTWRVLGQLRTFIANNVFGNACFSVLIPGSTITEHYGPTNVRLRCHLGLKVPSGCELVVGGEPQCWSEGSCLLFDDSFLHTAFHDGSAEDGPRAVFMVDLWHPNVAAAERQALDYIFTPGR, translated from the exons CGCTCTAGGCACTGCTCTTTGTCTAGCCCTTCTGTTTATCTGGTACTGCTATCGTGTGGGATGTGAACACACCAGCCCATCTCTCCGTGGTGGTTTTAGCCCTGAACCGCGTGTTGGCGCTTTACCTGGTGGCGTTCTGGCCTCAGAGCTCTCCTCCCGTGGAGGCTCCTCCAAACTCCGGCAGATCAGTGGGGTTGGAGGAGGTGGAGTCAGCGATGAAGAACTCAATGGGTTTGCCTACTGCCAGTCATCAGAGTGCTTCCGGTGCACCAAACCCGGTGAAGGCCTGAACCAGCGGCTCTACCACAGCCTGCAGGAGTATGCCAAGCGCTACACCTGGGCTGGCATGGGCCGCGTGCACAAGGGCGTACGCGAACAAGGCCGTTATTTACTCTGCAGCCGTCCGTCCATCCAGAAACCTGAGGTTTTCTTCTTGCCAGACCTTCCCTCAGCTCCTTTCTTCTCACGGGAAGCGCAGAAGCATGACGTGGAGCTCCTGGAGAGAAGTTTCCCTGCACTTCTGGCTGAGTTTGAAGGTGTCTACCGGCTGCCATCCAGTCGGACCGGCTCTTCGCTTCCACCTGGCTGGAAGGTCAACAGTACGCCCCGTGGCCAGTGGTGGACCTTCTATCTGGTAAACCAGGGTACTCCAATGGTGCTGAATGCCAGGAGGTGTCCACGTACATGGAGGGTTCTTGGGCAGCTCCGTACTTTTATTGCCAATAATGTGTTTGGAAATGCCTGCTTCTCAGTGCTAATTCCAGGATCCACCATCACTGAACACTACGGCCCCACTAATGTACGCCTGCGCTGCCACCTTG gactgAAGGTGCCCTCTGGTTGTGAGCTGGTAGTCGGTGGAGAGCCGCAGTGCTGGTCTGAGGGAAGCTGCCTGCTGTTCGATGACTCTTTTCTTCACACTGCATTTCATGATG GTTCTGCAGAAGACGGCCCGAGAGCGGTATTTATGGTGGACCTGTGGCATCCAAACGTGGCCGCAGCTGAAAGACAGGCTCTGGACTACATCTTCACCCCCGGCCGCTGA